Below is a genomic region from Flammeovirgaceae bacterium SG7u.111.
AAAATTTTGAATTGATTAAAATCTGATTAGGCGGCTATCTTTGTATTTATGGAAAGACGAGATGCATTTGAACTTTACACCGATTATTTGGTAGCTAACCAAGGTTTAGCTACTTCTACTGGCTTGTCAGCCCTATTAGATGAAAACCTTAAACATGATTACATCAGTGACAGTCTCGCACAGCAAGGTTTAGATCAAAAAGCCTTTTGGAAAGAGGTCAAACCTTTTGTCCGCAAAATTGAAAACGAAGAAAGTGTTATTTCCATTGATGACACCATCATCAAAAAGCCTCACAGCACTGAAAACGAGGTGATCAATTACCATTTTGACCATACCACCGGTAAAAGTACAAAGGGCATCAATTTACTTAACTTTCTGCTCAGCAGTGAATATGAGCAGCAAATTGTCAATAGCCCTTTAGCTTACCATGTTGTGCGCAAGTCACAGGCTTACAAGGATAAAGATGGAAAAACCAAGTATAAGAGCGAAGTCTCCAAGAATGAAGTTGTATTAGAACAACTCAGGTGCCTGACTTTTCTCAACCAAGTCAAATACAGGTACATCTTGTTTGATTCTTGGTTCTCTAGCTCAAAAAGCTTGAAATACATCCACACCAAACTAGAGAAGGTATTTGTTTGCCCTCTCAAGAGTAACCGTTTGGTTGCCTTGGATTTACAGGACAAGAAAGAGGGTAAGTTTGTCAATGTGTCTACACTGTCATTTGACTCCCAAGAGCCTCTACAGGTCTATGTCAAGGGCTTGGAATTCCCTGTCAGCCTAGTTCGAGAAGTCTTTAAGAACAAAGACCGCTCAACAGGAGTACTCTATCTGATTAGCAATGACACCTCACTCACTTACGATCAGCTCACTACAATCTATCAGAAACGATGGAAAGTAGAGGAGTTCCATAAATCACTCAAACAAAACACCTTGCTCGGTAATTCCCCCACTAAAATGGAGGTGGGCCAGTGTAACCATATTTTTGCCTCTATGCTTGCCTACGTGCAGTTAGAACGCCTAAAAGTTAAAGAACGACTG
It encodes:
- a CDS encoding transposase, whose product is MERRDAFELYTDYLVANQGLATSTGLSALLDENLKHDYISDSLAQQGLDQKAFWKEVKPFVRKIENEESVISIDDTIIKKPHSTENEVINYHFDHTTGKSTKGINLLNFLLSSEYEQQIVNSPLAYHVVRKSQAYKDKDGKTKYKSEVSKNEVVLEQLRCLTFLNQVKYRYILFDSWFSSSKSLKYIHTKLEKVFVCPLKSNRLVALDLQDKKEGKFVNVSTLSFDSQEPLQVYVKGLEFPVSLVREVFKNKDRSTGVLYLISNDTSLTYDQLTTIYQKRWKVEEFHKSLKQNTLLGNSPTKMEVGQCNHIFASMLAYVQLERLKVKERLNHFALKAKFHLVMLKAAFDQLQVLKAA